The genomic stretch ATCACAGAAATGGGGAAGAATTAGGCCCTTCCAAAAAGGTAAAGAGGGAGGCCTGTGGAAGCTGTGAAAAATGGATTAGTAAATCTTTGCCACCACTCACACACACTGAGGGTTCAAGTATGCATAACACTTGTACCGTGTTCTACACTATGTTCTCAGTAGTGCAGAGTGCTAGCTGGGACCCACGCGTGTATCTGTGTATCTGAGGTCTGTCTGCAACACACAGTACCTTGAGGACTTAGGAGCAAACCTGGAGGTAAACATCCTAGGAAATGGACTGTGAAACTTTCAGAACTCCCCATCATGTTACAGATTTTAGGCCAGGGAGAAAAGAACACAGTGATCATTCATTTCTGAATTTGACCACACAAGGTTTACAattcaaaatacaatttatttaactgAATCCAGGTTACTGATTTTGAAATAGGGATGTTAAATATGTTGTCAGTTTCCTTAatgaatttattgtttttagGGAATGCAAAGTGTGATAGCATTTGCTACAGTCCTAACTCAAAACCAAACAATTAAGGGAATAAACCTAAACCGACCTATACTGTATGGTGAACAGGTATGTATTCAAAGTGATGACAGCTAATATTATATGTGAATAAAACGAAGGTACTATTTATTGAAGGTTATGTCAAGGTTCATGAAtgcattatatttttagaattaacTGCATTTACAAACAAAAGCTTACTTGAAGAAAAATTGAGTCATGATTTTAGATGTTGCTTATTTAAGCAgtaaacatgtctttttttttttcttgtaaactcAGATTAACAGTGAGTAAACCTGTAGAGAGGCAAAGTAGTttagacaaaaacaaatgattaaagttttattttttttttaatttttttaatgtttatttttgagagagagagaacaagtgggggaggggcagggagagaggcagggagagaggaagacacacaatccaaagcaggttccaggctctgagctgtcagcacagagccccatgtgtggtctcaccacaaaccgtgagatcatgacctaagctgaagtcagatgcttaacctactgagccacccaggtgcccccaaatgattCAAGTTTTAAAGGCTGGATTATAAAAGCTCAGTGTAAATTGTTTTGTTGTCTGTTGTATTGGTATCATTAAACCACTTTTGAAATTATGAGTAATAATGGCAGAATGTGAGTGAATAGCAGCCTGGGAAGTCTGGACTTGATCCTATAGGTAAGCTACCTACTGGAGACAAGATGAGGGAAAACATGGTACCTGCTGTCAAGGCTTCTCCTTATTCCTTTAACATTCTTTTAGAAGTGGCAGAGAAGGTTCTCAGATTGAGGATGTGACATTTGAAGGCTAAATCAAAATTTTCTGGATTAAAGCCTCTAAGAAATAAGTGTGTTAAACTATATGAAATCACATCAGAAGCACGATTCCTCTTGTGTGTTGAGTGATGTCGTCATTCCCAAATCTGAGAGTTATGAAAAGCCCAAAGGCCTTTCTCAGGTCCAAGCCCTTGCTCTCAGCCTGGTGCTGAGAGTTTAGCCAGTCAGGTAAACTCTAGCCTGCTTTCTATCCCTCTCTAAGGCAGCCaccaccttctctctccctgtgagCACTAGTTTCTTCAGTGGCTGTGGAGTAGAATCCTCATGTGCTTCCTCATACTGTGCTGTTCCCAAACATAAGCCTGCAAACCTGTTCCATTTAATGAATTCCATTTATCTGAGGAGCTTGGAAAGATACTGATGCCAGGCATCATCTTAGGCAAATTGTCAAACTCAGCGAATTGACCTAAAAACTCTTTACTATTTCTGGTTCTAGTTCCGTCCCTTAATAAGGGTGGTCACTCGACCGAATTTcttgacctaaaaaaaaaatgcaaagcataaaacacaaatatgtatCATGTCCTCTGTTTCAGGCACCATGCAGAGCAGTATTTGGCCCCATAAGTGATCAGTTTGCATTTGTTAAGATCCTAAACTATAGCTTCCTTTGGGTGTATCTATTTCAGTGTCAGCAATAATTTAAATAAGATACAGGATTACAGAacactgaataataataaatgctttgCAGTGTTCTATAGAACACTTATTTGGGGCCAcgtattttgttaatttaattctGTGAGGGAAGTagaattttatctgttttacaggaaaggaaactgagactcagctagatgaaataatttgctcaaagtcatacagctagtaTAATGCAAGTATCTGGACAGTTTTAAGggtattttgagagcaagagagcgcacgcaaacagggaaggggtagagagagagggagagagagatcccaagcgggttctgcactgtaTGCagagagcccgttgtggggcttgaactcatgaaccataagatcgtgacctgagctgaaatcaagagtcagacgctttatcgactgagccacccaggcacccctggacagttttattataaagctcatatacttttattataaaactcATGTACTATCTGCTATTGCCACGTGGTcttgtttaacttttaaactttttctcaAAGTAGGTTTTTCTCAGAGTATTATGTAGAAGTACGTAATTTGAGCATAGTTATCCATGTTTGTATTCAGCATTTCCAGTGACTGTAAAACTTCTTATAAATACAGCAATCAAGCAAGAGAACTTCTTACCATAAAATACTCTGACCCATTCATTTCAAGACTCTGactcttaaaaatttaaagtgcTTGGTATTCAAATCCTCATTGAGGCTATTTACCTTTTGCCTGGAAGCAGCTagattttggaattaaaaataagtcttcCAGTGACTAGAAGAGTAAAACGTATTTAGAAATTTGGGATGATTATAAAAGGGAAGAACTAGATATCACAGGATTAATGagtgtttttaaatagaaacaacATTGGGAAATGTGTATTTTGTCTAAAGACTATGAAGAGTAGGAATCAAGAGAAAAGTTCAGGAACATATGGAGGGTGTAAGAAAAATTTAGAGACTGAGAGGACAACAATAAGGGGGCTTAACATGCTCAATACGTCATgggaccaattttttttttttttccacctggaATGATTGTTTAGGATTATGCCTTTTTAAAACCAGCCTCTTTTACTTTACATCACTTAGTCACTGTACCTTGCAAGTGCCTactgtctatttttaaaataaggtatcaTTTGTggcaaaaatgatttttcttaaaagccaagccaaaacaaatgaaaattacagaCTAATAGtcttgatattttctttaaagctaaTTTAAATAACTTAGCATATGTTTGGAATAAACAGGTACAGcttcaaaattgtattttagaaaaagattttaCCTATTTTTAGGAAGAGCCCACAGTTCATCTAGGCCACATGTTGAAAGAAAATCACTGCCTTGTTGCACTACACATGTGTAAGCATAATATGAAAAACTGTGGAATAAAACAATTATGCGATGCACTGTATCTGAATAGAAGCCTACGCTATCTTGATGTGAGCTGGTAAGTGATAATACATTAATCCAGAAGTCCTGGAAATAATCTATGTAAACATTTACAGTACATAGGATACGCCATTAGATACTAATTCCAAAGATCAGAAAATGCAACCATTGTTGTCACCTTTTTATCCTAAGTCTTAGTATTTAGCTTGTACTGATATTGTATATCCTACAATGTGAATGAGCAATTTAATCATGAGTAATCCAGAATGAAAGTAAGATTTTATAGCAAATTTCATTAACTTTTTGGGAAATTGAGTGATTAAAATCTTTTAGTGAATGAGAAAGTACTGTTCTATATAACAATTCTGAGGCCTGTTAATCTCTATGAATAAAAGAAGAATacttcatattttcaaatgtaacacgtatttttcctttcccagcaATAAAATAACTCGTGATGGAATGGTGTGTTTGGCTGACGTACTGAAAAGCAATACTACTCTGGAAGTAATAGATCTTTCTTTTAACAGAATAGAAGATGTAGGAGCAAAGTATCTCAGTGAAACTCTTGCTTCACACAACAGGAGTCTTAAAGCGTTAGTATCACTTTATttaatcaaaataacaaaaatttaaacctTTAAAACACTAACCTCAAGCCCTTTAACTCAAGATGcatgatgaaatataaaaatagtttctaaaCTGACATATTaaacatttcaatttctttttcaaaagtaatgtctatttttttttttttaatgtttatttttgagagagagagagacacacacacagagtgtgagcaggggagggggcagagggagagggagacacaaatctgaagcaggctccaggctctgagctgttagcacagagtctgacgtggggctcaaactcacgaaccatgagatcatgatctgagccgaagtcggccacttaaccgactgagccacccaggcacctccaaaagtaatattaaaaattatattgattcTACTTATGATTGATTTAAGACTGAGAGAATTCTTACTGCCTATAGTATTTACCCTGACTTCTATAGAAAAATCACAATCATTCAATATGACcaagacttaaaaataatcaaagaaaatacTACTTGGATGACTTAATCCTGAAGGGCATATTTGTAATCCACcccaaacatttactgaatgataTAAAACAGCCTATTGATTTCTAAAATGTAGGTAGCTCTACTAGGTACATGAAACATCCAATTAGAGAACTAAGTTTCTTGGATTTTAGGATTACATCAGACGCTGAAGAATAATGCCAAGATTTTACAGCATAAAAttcaacaagggtgcctgggtggctcagtgggttaagtgaccaactttggctcaggtcatgatgtcaggctttgtgagttcgagccctgcatcgagctctctgctgtaagtgcagagcctacttcggatcctctatctccccctctcttaaaataacaaacttagaaagaaatgtaataaatgttGTTGGCTAACTTATGCATCTTCTTTGTGAAAGTATTTACTGGTTTCCAGGGTTATTACTTCTTGTTTCTCCCTAGGTTGTCAGTAGTGAACAACAACATAAAGGGAGAAGGACTTGTTGCACTTTCACAGTCCATGAAAACAAACCCCATACTCTCTAATGTCTACATTTGGGGAAACAAATTTGATGAAGCTACATGTGTggtatgttttggttttttttctttcttcttcactgaaGGCTTTTTCTGGGGTCTTCTCTATAACATCAGACATTTACAGGTGGCCTTAGAAATGATTAtaacatattggggcacctgggtggctcagtgggttaagcgtctgactcttgacttcagctcaggtcatgatctcatgtttgttgagttggagccctgtgtcaggctctgcactgccagagttgagcctgcttgggattctctctctccctctctccctctccttcccctgctcacttgcttggtctctctctctctctcaaaaataaatattaaaagaatgattACAAAATATAGTAAGACACTGCAGTtctgatacatttaaaaataaaccctaaaaatgACTGGAAAGTTCTGTGGTTGAAATAGCAAAATATCTCAAATACTACATATTAATATAAAGATCAATGAATGACACAGTCCCAACTCCTCcaaagttaaaacattttaaaaatcacaattgtTGATTTATTCTAAATTTGATGCAGCACAATCTCTAATCTGCTGCCCAATAATTAAACCAAGACATGGTTTTGGAGACCTACAGTACTTTTAACTGCTGCTTATGCAAATACAGCCCTTGATActactttcaaaacaaaaagcatagtaacaaataattttgatttgGAAAGAAGATGCTAAAAATCTCAATTTGCAAAAAGGCTATCCAAAACTACCACCAAAACGAGTAATAAAACATACTATTTAAATCTTGATTTTAGAAAAACATATTCTACACACTAGAAACTAAGGTGAGCTTGGAATAAAGCAGAAAGCAACTGAAGTTTTCTTTTACTGTCTACATTTCTGCCTATCTCTGTACACAATCTTACTGACAAGCCAGCTTAACATGTTTGTGTGATCTTACATACATACCAATGATCCATGAGgtaaacaaagaaaattctacaatgaaaaaagaatgggGCTACCAGCCAGGCCACCGTCTAATAATATGGAAATGGTCTCTTAGCCTCAGACTATAAATGAGCTTCAGGGAGTTTATGAACTCCAGAGAGTTGGATGCCaaaatctgattatttttctgagaaatggGTCCCTGGCCATCAAATTTTCAAGGGCATATACAACTCCTTATGTCCCTCATTTAAGATCCCCTGTAGGAATTTTGACCATGGGACCTTTTGGCCCACAAAATCAGTAACACTGAGAATTGTTAACTCTGGAAGtcataaaatgataaataccttaaagcttagaaataaattttgcaAGATTCTAATTTCATTGTGAAATTAAGTGAACAAAAATCTGtatgtggaaaataataaaattcagtaatttactcaaaatattttaaactgaaaatcaGTACAGCTAACTTGAATATAGAAATTTAATTACGATAAATGAACAACCTATTTTATTAATgatagtttgttcttttcttaaaaatcacagGCATATTCAGACTTAATTCAAACAGGCCGTCTAAAACCAGACAATACAGATGTGGAGCCATTTGTGGTGGATGGACATGTGTATCTTGCAGAAGTCTCCAATGGCCTTAAAAAGCATTATTACTGGAGGCCAACTTACGGAGAAGTTTGCAGTCAGTCATCTAATGCAGGTTCTATTCTTGTACCAGTAGGTCCAGATCTATGAAAAACAAGCTCTgaaataattttcacatatttgccttatgttaatattttatggcCTACTACAGTTTTCATTCATAAATTAGAACAAGCTACTTCTTGAAATGTGTAAAAGATATATTAAACTTTGTTTAACTGTCCATTGTGGAAAAACTgagtaatataattttttagaagaaattttacAGGAAAGCAAAGATGGTGGAGGAGAACCCTGAATTCACCTCATCCCACGGACATATCAAGGCAACTGCTCCACTCTGCAAACAACCTGAAGCCTGGCAGAACAGATCTTCCACAGCTAAACCCCTGGAGTGACTAGCCACAAAGGGGAAGGACATCACAGGCAAGGAGAAGCGACCCCACACTGGACACCAATGGCCCTGGGGACTTGCACTGGGAAGACCAGTCTCCATACTGTCTGGTTTTGAACATCAGTGGGGCTTAACTCCAGGAGAGCTGGAGGGCTATAGGAAACCAAGGCTCCACCCTCTAAAAACCAATACACTAAATAACTaaaaagcagtttgaaaagtgcctggggTATATGTGAGGGAGATTTGTTGCCGCATTTGAGGATGTATACAGGAGGGGCAGGAATCTACAGGAAATCTAGTAGCTTTCTCCAGGAAGGAAAGTGCTGGTGCCTGCCAAttttcctgccccctcccagcctAGACAGCCGAACACTTATGGAAGCCAGTTCTGACATTCTCAACCTACCTTCCTAGCATGGTGTGCCCTGCCCTCTCCAAACTGCCCATGCCAGCGGGCACCCCTCTAAAGCAACTCTTGCTCTGGAGAGGAGGGAGCTAACCCCACACACCAGTGCGCCTGCAGTTGCTGTAGCTGCACTTCTCAGCTAGCTATAGAGGTTTGAGAAAGCCCTACCCGTCGATGTGTCTGCAGCAGTCACAGAGGCTCACTATAGACAGCTGGGCTACAGGCTAGCCCTACCAGCAAACTCACAGCTGCTACAACCAGGTCTCAGAGCCAGCCACATAGGAAGCAAGCCCAACCCACCAGTAAGCCCACAGCAAGCAAAGCAGATCACTGCAGATAGGCTGTCCACACGCTGTAGAGGCTGAAGCAGGGCTTATTAGCCGTGCAGGGGATAAGCGCTGCCCACCAGTGTATCCTCAACACTAGAGGATGATCACTGTAGTCAGCTGGGTAGAGGGCTAGCATCACCAACCAGCATGCCGGCATTAGTCACATATCAACCACAACAGGTTCTGGTGACCAGGGAGGACTGTGCTACAGGGAACCATAGGACCCTTTCTACACAAGGACACTACTTTCTAGACCTAAGGAGCTGACCTAATtaattcacagaaacagacaaGATGAGGAGACAGGAATAGGTCTCAAATGAAAGAAGGCAAAACCACAAAAGAGCTAATGAAACAggtaagcaatatgcctgataagGAGTTCAAGGTAATGGCCATAAAGATACCAGACTtgagagaagaatggatgaactcAGGGAGAACTTCAACACagagatataaaatttaaaaactagtcAGATAgagaataactaaaataaaaaaatgggctACAGGAAATCAGTGGATTAGAGGATACAGATctgatcagtgatctggaagacaggataATGGAAAAcacccaagctgaacagcaaaaagaaaaagtaatacatgAGAATAAGTTAAGGGACCTCTCTGTGATCTATCAAGTGTatgaacatttgcattatagggggTTCCAGAAGGAGACGAGAGAAGGGGAACAGAAAacgtatttgaagaaataacaactgaaaactaccttaacctggggaaggaaacggACATCCAGGTGCAAAAAGCAAAGAGAGCCTTACAGGGAAACCAAGGacatataattaaaatggcaatacatataattatgtataattatatgtatataatacacatcaagacatataattaaaatgacaaaaattaaaaagtgaaccCTAAAAGCAATAGAAAAGCAAACTTACATACatgggaaaccccataaggttatcagctcattttcagcagaaactctacaggccaaaagggagtggcataaagtgctgaaagaaaaaacaaaacaacaaaatcccCTGCAACCAAGACTACTCTATTCAGCAAAATTATCACTCAGAATTGAAGTAGAGACAGTATCCCAGACAAAAGTTAGAGTTCATCACTACTAAACTAgctttacaagaaatgttaatggAAATTCTGTAAACAGAAAGAGAAGGCCACAACCAGAAGAAAACTGAGAGGAGAAAATTTCACAGTACAAGCAAATATATAGTTAAGTTAGTAGATCAATCACTTATAGctataaaaattagtcaagggatacACAAAAAGAGGCagaatatgatatatacataaaacatggaagTGGTAATAAAAATTGcatcagaagaataaaataccagggtggctggctcagttggaagagcatatgactcttgatctcagggttgtgaatttaagccccacattcagtgtaaatacttaagaaaaaaagaaaaaacttacggggcacctgggtggctcagttaagtgtccaactcttgatttcggctcaggtcatgatttcttggtttgtgaatttgaaccctccatcaggctctatgatgtgtctccctctccctctctgcccttccctgattGCTAtctttctctcacaataaataaaaataaacttcaaagaaagaaaagaataaaatacttacgaataaatttaaccaagaaggtgaagagcttgtactctgaaaactgtaagctattgatgagggacacctggctggctcaagatcaagagcatgtgactcttgatcttagggtcatgatttcaagtcccacattgggtatagagcttatttttaaaaaataataaaggtggagtgcctaggtggctcagtcaggtaagtgtctgactcttgattttggctcaggtcatgatctcacagttcaagagtttgagccccatgtcaggctctgcactgacagagtggaacctgcttgggatcctctccttccctctgtctctgcccttcccctgctcacttgctcgctctctctcaaaataaatatttttttttttaaaaaggttaaaaaaaagacattgatgaaagaaactgaggatgatataaacaaatggaaagatattccatgctcatggattggaagacttgatattgttaaaatgtccatacaatgcaatccctaaaataataccaataacatgtttcacagaactagaacaaaaaatcttaaaatttgtatggaacctcataagaccctgaatagccaaagcaatcttgagaaagaacaaagctggagatatcacaatctaagatttcaaactatactacaaagctgtaataaccAAACAGTACGGTACAGGCACAAAAACTgatacatagatcaacagaacagaattgagagctcAGAAAAagacccatgcttatatggttaATTATTCCATGACAAAAGAGACCAGAGTAcataatggagaaaagacagtctcttcaataaatggtgctgggagaacaggaccACTTCCTTATCATAgacaaaattaaactcaaaatggattaaaaacctaaacataagagacctgaaaccacaaaactcctaaaagaaaacataggctggAATCTCTTGGACATGAACCTTAGCGTTTTCCTGGATATATCtcccaggcaagggaaacaaaagcaaaaataaacagctaggactacatcaaacttaaaaagcttatgcacagtgagggaaagcatcaacaaaacaaaaaagcaacctaccaaatgggagaagatacttgctaGTTGCATATATGATaaaaagttaatatccaaaatacatgaagaactacaattcaacaccaaaacccccaaataatccaattattaTTCAGGTGCAGAggacctgaatggacatttttttcaaagaagacataaagatggccaaaagacacataagatggccaacagacacatgaaaaaatgctcaacatcattagttatcagggaaatgaaaatcaaaaccacaattatatCACCTCACatatgtcagaatggctagtaccAAAAAAAAGCCGAGATAAGtgttggagaaaagggaacctttatgaactggtgggaatgtaaactggtactaCCACTATGAAAaagagtatggagattcctcaaaaaaaactaaaaatacaactaccatatgatctagtatttccatttctaggtatttaccaaaaaaaccccaaaaccatgaatttgaaaagatatgcacccctatgtttatagcagctttatttacagtacccaagatatggaagcaacttagGTGTCCACTGATCGGCGAATGGATAAGGATGcagtgtacatatatacaatggaatattactcaaccaaaagaatgaaatcttgccactggCAACATCAGTGGACCTAAAGGTTATGtatgctaagtgaggtaagtcagacagagaaagacaaataacctatgctttcacttatatgtggagtcaaaaacaaatgaacaaagaaacaagaacaaaaacagactcacagaCAACAAACCAgtggttgttggaggggagggagatgaAAGGACAGACAAAATAAAGGGATTAacgaggtacaaacttccaaacttattaaATAAGtcaggggaacctgagtggctccgactgactcttggtttcagactgactcttggtttcagctcaggtcaaaatctcacattttgtgggttcgaaccccgcactgggctctgtgctgacagcgtggagcctacttgggattctctctctccctctgcccttcccctgctcatgatctctctcaaaataaatattcaagtcattagaatgaaaagtacagcatagagaacaTAGTAATATAATAACACTGTATagtaacagatggtaactaagCTTACCATAGTGAACAttttgtatataattgttgaatcactatgttgtacccctgaaactaatgtcacctatacatcaaaaaaaaaaaaaaaaaaaaaaggactgggggaaaaaaggaatagagACTAAAATTTTaaccatgtggaaaaaaaaaattaaggaattaaatttgtttttaaaaagaaaatatcattaagtagtaaaaatagcataaaaaagaAGACGTCATTATTAGGTATCCTAACTGAAAGTTGTCATGAGGTTGTAAAACGGGTTCAGGTGGCAGGCTGTCAGGGAATTTCAGGAGGTTCAGAAGttgaaaaagtattttatgtatCTTATTTAGGTATTATGGGTATTGACAGAAtctcacaaatataagcaaatatattataaacatacacGTTACAAATACATATAAGTGGATGCTTTCCAAACAAGTCAGTGATGCCAGTGAAATTTTTAAGATCGTTCTTTTTTAGAAGATGccagtaacattttttaaagagctgttatttt from Panthera uncia isolate 11264 chromosome C2, Puncia_PCG_1.0, whole genome shotgun sequence encodes the following:
- the LRRC34 gene encoding leucine-rich repeat-containing protein 34 isoform X1, whose protein sequence is MRGGGKVAARAKSPSPPPAPTTIPTTSWAPADRSVPEIIGSLQEDYYNLCMEKSRKINSFVWHLLQEVDEEIEKGLEGIILNIPGNSRLMPAERITGEDFWILSRILKKNPHINGLDVRYNLMSDVGAYYAARLLQKQHKLIYLNLMFNDIGPEGGELIAKALHKNTTLKYLRMTGNKIENKGGMFFAAMLQINSSLEKLDLGDCDLGMQSVIAFATVLTQNQTIKGINLNRPILYGEQEEPTVHLGHMLKENHCLVALHMCKHNMKNCGIKQLCDALYLNRSLRYLDVSCNKITRDGMVCLADVLKSNTTLEVIDLSFNRIEDVGAKYLSETLASHNRSLKALSVVNNNIKGEGLVALSQSMKTNPILSNVYIWGNKFDEATCVAYSDLIQTGRLKPDNTDVEPFVVDGHVYLAEVSNGLKKHYYWRPTYGEVCSQSSNAGSILVPVGPDL